The following DNA comes from Rhea pennata isolate bPtePen1 chromosome 7, bPtePen1.pri, whole genome shotgun sequence.
ATCAAGCTTGGAGAGAAGTTGCTTTTGTTACTGTATTGTGTTAATGATGATgcttcaaaaagatttttaagaactatctctcacaaaaaaataatggtaacaatatacaactatttttttaatcaatatatCTCAAAGCTTGTAGCTAGAAAGGCAAATGTAATTATCCCCAGATAGGGAAAAAGAGGCACAAAATGGCAGCAAGCAGCTAAATGGCatagccaaaaaaaacccctacatcttctatttttcattccaCTGCTCCTTGTAATGATATAAACAAAATTCTATCCTAAAGCCTGCTGAAATCCGTGGAAAGTCTCCCATTGACGTCAGATGTCTTTCAGTTGGTTTTGAAGGCTCAAGTCCTGCAAATGCTAGCATGTCCATGCACTGCTGATCGCCAGTACGAACCAGGAGTCTGTCACTGTGGGATGAGGTATAAGACTCGGGCCTGTCTGGCCAGCAAAGGTCTGTACtttccctgttttgttttttttaatcatgtggTCTCAGTTATACAGTGTATTCTGCTATCAGATGTGTACAGtgagacagaaaagcagaaaaccaaaaaatactgagaaagaTGGACATGCAGTGCTTCttggaaaatttattttgaacttCAGATGGCATGAAGAACCAGGTTTAACAGCTGCTTTAGACTGTGCCAGAAGCAGAGCTAAGAAAAAGGAACAACTCTTCTGTTAGATGTACTTTGGCAGTGACAAGGTCCATATTCAAGTTCTAGGAACAACtagtaaaaagcaaaatggaaaataaccCCTCCTATTAAATGGCAGTAATTCAAGCTCTTGCCCAGAAGTCTGGGAAACTGAATTATGCCACCTTCATAACAAAACATGAGCAATACTTCCCCACTTGCAAGCCAAGTGTTTAAACAAAgagttttaaacaaatataactttccaggggggggggggggggtggagagggagagaatATCATTTTAGAATACATCAACTTAGAAATCTTGAATAGTCAACCATGAGTGAGACTACCACCCTCAGGAAATCCTAGCAATAGCCCTTCTGTGCTGCTACAATACAGCTCTCACATCTGAAGGAACTGCTGTGCTCCAGTCATGTCCCTAACTCCCAATTTGCTGTCCAGCCTTAGGGGAGTCAGCTGCTGGGTGTGCTCATCTCCTCTCCTGATTGAAGGGATGTGCCACTTCAGCATAGACGGGAACACAGAGGTGCCATTCTGCACAACCCAAGTCACGGCTGAtgtttctttgctgttcttcacCATCAGGCATGGCTTTGCACATTTCCCTTGCTCAGCTCCACTTCTCATTGCTTTGCTGACAGCCCTCAGAGCATCTTGGCAGCGTCACGGAGAAATCTGCTGAACTGTACTGCAGACATGTCCCTGACCAACTGCTCCTTCCCTCTGCATGTGCCACTGCTCCTTAGGGCTCCCAGGCTGCAGGCTACTGCACGGGCTGTGGAATTGCTTGCCCACTGTGGATTTGACATATTTTCAAACATTCAAATCAAATACTTGCTTCCACTTTCAGAAATTGAGGGGTTTTTAAGCAAGAATACCCCTAACTTTTAGATAGCAGACATGCAAATAAGCTGAGCAGCCCAACCAGGCAGCTCCCAGCTTGGCCACAGTGACCCTCCCATCAGAGCCTCTGTCCATCTGGTACTTTCAAGCGGCCCTTTTTCATCCACAAGAGTCAGAACCGAACTGTCTTTTACACCTTCAGGTTTCCCTTAACAAAGTGAAGAAACGAACAGCTAAGGTTCATTAACTCAGAGTCTGCTAGTTTAGTAACCAATTactgcatgcatgcacacacacacacatcttgtTAAAGGATAGTAAGCCTGAAGGGAACACCTTCAACATCAGAAGTGCTGAAGTCTTGCATACTTGAAGTCAAGGAAACTAGTGGGTGTAGGAAGCTGCTAGACTACTACTTTAGAGGATCCCAAACTGGGATATGCATATCCTTAGGTGTATatgttttccttccccctcttcccAACCTGATTACAAGAACAGTTCCTCTCCCACACTCTCATGAGGGCACCTCTGTCTTCGTCATGCACCTAGGCAGCTGCCTAGCTATCTCAGGGCACATGTGAATAGATACATCATTCTGGTTGCTCTGTCAGGCACTTAGTTTTGGAGAAGATTATCTGAGCCGCATTTTCAGCTGTCACTGGCTGTATCTGTATTGATAAGTTCAGGAGCGCTAGGGAAAGGCACCAAGCACTGGAACCGGTCTGTCTACAGTGTTGAAATGCTCTAAAGTCCCTTTTAGCCAATACCAACTAACACTGCCCCAAACAGTTCCTGGGTTTATTAGAGAGTTAATATCGGCCAGGGACCAATCTCAACAGGCAATGTGTGTGCAATCATCCTCTTTTAGAGGCTCAGAGAGTTTACTAGTACAGAAGCGACCAGACCATGCCAGCTGGATGAGTACCAGGAACAAGTTCACAAATTTCTTTGGTACTAGATGTAAGCATCCACTGGGACTCCAGGAGTTGAGGGATGTGGATTAGTCCCCTTTGGCCTTGGCTCTGGAAGCAGAGCTCGTACTGCCAGTGGAGACAGACTTCTCATCCATTCATACGGTGGGAATCTCCTCTTTGTAAAGAATGTGAATACGaatcgaaaaaaaaaaaaacaaaaatgaaacttgaTTTGACTATTTAGgcaaagaaacataaaaaaaaaaaaaagaggcaggtAAGAGCAAATGGATTTTTAGAGTGTTTGATTTTCATACTCTGGGCTGTACACGCCATTTCTGCTGCTCCAGAGGATGTGGCCTATAACAGGAAAGGGAGCTGGTGCTTGTATTGGTGAAGGTGGTCTATACTGCTGCTGTTGTCAGGCATCCAACAAAaatatcttggaaaaaaaatgtactgatCAAGTGACTGTGCTAAAGCAGCTCCTTTAGCTGGGGTTGTAGGGCCTAcgcaccagcagcagcctggtgcCTCCAGCTGCAGGGAAACAGTAAGATTTATCCAACTGAGGTGTGGGGCCTTCCACAGCCTATTCaccttctctgctgcctggtCTGGAAGGAGACGGGGGCCTGTGCCGTGGTTCTGTGACTCTCCTACCTCCCCACGCGCTCGCACACCCCGTAACGCCTCTTCTCAGGGCTGAACCCGCGCAGCTCCTTTGCGGCAGCCCGGGCAGAACGGGGGCCAAcctccggcgcggcgcggcgcgtccggccacggccacggccacgctCGGCCTGACGCAgctccccgccccgcggcggggccgccccctcctcccctcccgtgccgccggcccggctccgcccgccgccgccgcgctcgaCATGGCCGCCGCGCTGGGGAGGCTCCTACGGAGCGCGGTGAGCGCCCGCCCGcaggccgcggccccggccccgccgcggccccggccctgaCGGCCCGTGTCCCCCGCAggtgcccgccgccgccgccgccgggaggaGGGTgacggcgcggccgccgccctgCGCCCGCCGCCAGCTCAGCCTCGGTAagcgcgcggggagggggggctgcggcgcggcgcggcgcggcgctgcgggcgggcgggcggcgctcgCGGCTGCGGGCCCGGAGCCGAGGGCGCGgcctgcggcgcggcgcggcgcggcgacactctctttttttcctgcccccGAGGCTCTTCCAGGCTCGCTCCTGCCGTCACGCAGCACGCCCCGTTTTTCAAAGGAACGGCTGTCGTCAACGGAGAGTTCAAAGAGCTGAGCCTAGATGATTTTAAGGGGAAATACCTGGTTCTCTTCTTCTACCCTCTGGATTTGTGAGTGCAGGtttattctctttcaaatgTTGCTCCTGAGGCTTGTGATTTAAGGAGCCTGGCTGAAGAGAACCAAAAACGCAGCACGGCATTCCTGCCTGAAGTGACTGTTTTTTGCCTTATCCGGGGTTGTCTTGCAAAGCAGATGTGGCCGTTTCTAGAGCACGAGTGATAAGATTTGGGGACAAAAGGTAGCTGTGTACTACAGCAACAGTCGGAGAGCATCTGCTGGCTGCTAGGAGTGTTTCGGGAGATAGCCGGGTCTCGCAGGCGCCGTTCCTCCTAGGGTCGGGTCCCTGGGGTGGGAGCGTTGCCTTGCAGCTCTGGGTCACCGGGAAGCCTTGTGTCCTTCCAAGCAGCAGGCCAGCAAACTGCAGCTCCAGAGCAAAAGGTGGTGTGACGGGGCCCCAGCCAAGAAGGCCTGAACGGCTAAGAGCATCCTGGACACTTTTTCCTGAAGTCTAGTGTATGTGCGTAGCTGGGAGAGGGTGTAATCTGCAGCCCTCCCAGTATAGAAATTCCGTGCAAGAATACCTTTGTCAACAACAGAGAGCTGAAAATTGGTGTGCCATATAGCTGTGCAGCAGTTGCTGTTGCTTTTAGACTTATTGAAGCCAACCTTCAGCAGGGAACGTGGTCAGAATTATCAAGCATGCAGTTAAATAAAACACACCGCTGCATTAGTGCCTAGATATGAATATATGAGCATCTTTTCTAAACTCTCAAAAGCTTGCAGAATCTTTACAGCCTCCTCTCTTCCCACCCAGCACCTTTGTATGTCCCACAGAAATTATAGCTTTCAGTaacaaagcaaatgaatttCATGATGTGAACTGTGAAGTGGTTGCAGTTTCTGTGGATTCTCATTTCTGCCATCTGGCCTGGATAAATACACCACGAAAGGTATGAATTGGGCAACAGTTTGGGGTTTTCTGTATTggtttgcttcttttttataagagctttttttaagagttaaatGAACAATCACACAAAcactaattttaataaatagaCAGTGATATGTCTAAGTGAGTAACATAAGATGGTGTGACTTAACTCTGAcctcaatttttttcctgatcttttctttcatagttttttttttttttttttttttttttttttttttgtctttgttttcctgACTGTCTTGGTAGTCCTGGAGGTTACATCATGTCCTCATATTTATCCCACCAGATGAATATGTTGCTGTCCTAAGGTGCTCGTTACAGCTAACGGTTTGTGTGTAGCATGACATAAAATTACTAGCAGCTGATTTAGTAACTATTGCTAACTAGTACCTAGCACTGATAACTGTagaatggaaacaaaagaagaacCAGTTTATCAAAGCACTTGTAGTGTTAATTGTCATTTGCTGAAATGGTTCCACTTCTTAAATACAAACATAGGTCCTCAGCTTTCTTCAGGGAAAGAACTGATAGCAAAGACTAGCAACTGGcagttaccattttttttttttttttttttttacattatcaCAAGTatgtattcatatatatatatatatatatatatataagtcATCTCACTAGTTTCTTTagtagtagaaaataaaaaacgTCGTCGGAAGGTACAGAAGCTCCCGTGGGATCTGTAATTGCCCATGGGATCACGCGGTCAATTGTAGTGCTGGTCC
Coding sequences within:
- the PRDX3 gene encoding thioredoxin-dependent peroxide reductase, mitochondrial, whose translation is MAAALGRLLRSAVPAAAAAGRRVTARPPPCARRQLSLGSSRLAPAVTQHAPFFKGTAVVNGEFKELSLDDFKGKYLVLFFYPLDFTFVCPTEIIAFSNKANEFHDVNCEVVAVSVDSHFCHLAWINTPRKSGGLGHMNIPVLSDLTKQISRDYGVLLEGPGIALRGLFIIDPNGVIKHLSVNDLPVGRSVEETLRLVKAFQYVETHGEVCPANWTPDSPTIKPSPEASKEYFEKVHT